A section of the Ornithinimicrobium sufpigmenti genome encodes:
- a CDS encoding DUF2786 domain-containing protein: MKGKHRWPKQDPHECGQQEGLAPRAAREASDALGQLVRETWARGWQPADLHRALGRDKDPVGRQVLGDVLAMEVARHAPSTVDDRWHAQLAEMSARVWWDPSSDPLTARAAQAKDGWRGVLQAVRLLELSLRLLPPLELLGPLPGEATSRSKTGVDLDQRLLTKVRMMLAKAESTPYEEEAEAFTAAAQKLMARHSIDRAMLDESERALRRTGGPSAVRLGIDRPYESAKFALLAAVARANRCRAVWHQGMGFATVVGFPVDLRAVELLNTSLLVQATAAMRAQGSRIGWAGESRTRSFRRSFLTGFAHRIGERLTAATSEETAEVAGELDAQVEAGAGCANRPRTGRDRGNVPGTELARVLAVREESVEDAVADRFPRLQSLRSRAGIDPEGWHSGRAAAERAQLGVQDRLA, from the coding sequence ATGAAAGGGAAACACAGGTGGCCGAAGCAGGACCCGCACGAGTGCGGCCAGCAGGAGGGCCTCGCTCCACGCGCTGCGCGGGAGGCCAGCGACGCACTCGGCCAGCTCGTGCGCGAGACATGGGCGCGCGGCTGGCAGCCGGCCGACCTGCACCGCGCCCTCGGCCGGGACAAGGACCCGGTGGGAAGGCAGGTGTTGGGTGACGTGCTGGCGATGGAGGTGGCGCGGCACGCGCCGTCCACGGTCGACGACAGGTGGCACGCCCAGCTGGCCGAGATGTCGGCCCGGGTCTGGTGGGATCCGAGCAGCGATCCGCTGACTGCCCGTGCCGCGCAGGCCAAGGACGGGTGGCGCGGCGTGCTCCAGGCGGTGCGGTTGCTGGAGCTGAGCCTGCGCCTGCTGCCGCCGCTGGAGCTGCTCGGTCCGCTTCCTGGCGAGGCCACGTCGCGCAGCAAGACGGGCGTCGACCTGGACCAGCGACTGCTGACCAAGGTCCGGATGATGCTGGCCAAGGCGGAGTCGACGCCCTACGAGGAGGAGGCGGAGGCGTTCACCGCAGCGGCTCAGAAGCTCATGGCCAGGCACAGCATCGACCGGGCGATGCTCGACGAGTCCGAGCGGGCGCTTCGGCGGACAGGCGGGCCCTCGGCCGTGCGGCTCGGGATCGACCGGCCCTACGAGAGCGCGAAGTTCGCCCTGCTCGCTGCCGTCGCCCGGGCCAACCGGTGCCGGGCGGTCTGGCACCAGGGGATGGGCTTCGCCACGGTCGTCGGTTTCCCGGTCGACCTGCGCGCCGTCGAGCTGCTCAACACCTCCTTGCTGGTGCAGGCCACTGCCGCCATGCGCGCACAGGGCTCGCGCATCGGCTGGGCCGGCGAGTCCCGGACCCGGTCCTTCCGGCGGTCCTTCCTCACCGGTTTCGCCCATCGGATCGGGGAGCGGCTCACGGCGGCGACCTCTGAGGAGACGGCTGAGGTGGCCGGCGAGCTCGATGCGCAGGTCGAGGCTGGAGCAGGCTGTGCGAACCGACCCCGGACGGGCCGCGACAGGGGCAACGTGCCTGGGACCGAGCTGGCTCGGGTGCTGGCCGTGCGCGAGGAGTCGGTGGAGGACGCCGTGGCCGACCGCTTTCCCCGCCTGCAGTCGCTGCGGTCCCGGGCCGGGATCGACCCCGAGGGCTGGCACTCCGGGCGAGCGGCAGCCGAACGCGCTCAGCTGGGGGTGCAGGACAGGTTGGCCTGA
- the hrpA gene encoding ATP-dependent RNA helicase HrpA has translation MPEPEPTSPSRRRAPRRGRGGRARHTPPEQQGDPPIEQGGNDRPSRRDARDQRRGDSRQDERDPRKRRGQRGQGDRGAPRAAQVEARRAALPAPEQLHYPPDLPVSERKDDLKRAIRDHQVVIVAGETGSGKTTQLPKICLELGRGVEGMIGHTQPRRIAARSVAERVSEELGVELGTTVGYQVRFTDQSRQETLLKVMTDGILLSELQRDRLLRRYDTLIIDEAHERSLNVDFILGYLKQLLPQRPDLKVVITSATIDVERFAQHFADAEGRPAPIIEVTGRTYPVEVRYRPLVREVAPTRGGADAAPVQVEIDQVTGVVEAVEELWTEDTGRDGKGEDVLVFCSGEREIRDVVDALEGLQLPRTEILPLYGRLSAAEQHRVFSRHTGRRIVVSTNVAETSLTIPGIRYVVDTGTARISRYSQRLKVQRLPIEPISQASANQRAGRAGRLADGIAIRLYSQEDFESRPEFTDPEILRTNLASVILQMTSLGLGEIEKFPFLEPPDARQITDGVRLLTELQAIDPTAPAHLPRKRITPYGRAIVGLPVDPRLARMLVEAERQGALKEVLVIVSALSIQDVRERPADKQQQADQAHARFRRPGGVPRGEAGRPGADRDAGQDRRGAGKEPVRVQGAGGQGPKQAASDLLDSDFLVLLNLWRYLQRQQKELSGSAFRRLCKAEFLHYLRVREWQDLHTQLRQAARSLGLQVNEHPAKDDQVHRSLLAGLLSHVGMWERENRAYLGARNARFVLQPGSVLHRRNPDWVMAAELVETTRLWARTNAVVDPAWVEEAGAHLVKRSYSEPRWSRSSGSAVAEERVTLYGIPLVAGRPVPLGRIDPETARELFIRTALVEEDWDTRHEFFHANRKLVTELAQLEARARRRGILADDETLYAFYDERIPAEVVSGTHFDTWWKQARRQDPHLLTFTEELLIGEGAEAVSADAFPTQWTQGELTFPLTYQFEPGADADGVTVHLPVEVLNQVSEDGFDWLVPGMHEDLVTALVKSLPKEIRRNFVPAPDHARAALSGMEERGSVGALPVREALAEELTRRGLVRVHPVDFDWDRVPDHLKMTFRVERAVRPAGSGGRRARGRVEVLGEGKDLAALQAELAGQVRTTMAAAASGVERSGLTSWPADLDPLPETFSRQVGPRAVQGFPALVDTGDAVDVRVLATRSEADRETRRGVRRLLLLGTQPPWKRLLALLTNQQKLSLGHNPHGSVPALLEDALAAAVDSVVAEQPHGTVRTPAQFEAALVGVRQQSVPRVLQIVESLVPILDTAREVSLRLQRLDAPAAADMAVDLRRQLDTLVRPGFVAEVGHARLPRMVVWLRAMSERLDKGVQDLPRDRQRMGEVRVVEEELAAFLDKLPPHRRQDPDVLDIVWSLQELRVSLFAQRLGTAGPVSAKRIYAAMDRAEDATG, from the coding sequence GTGCCCGAGCCCGAACCCACCTCCCCGTCGCGGCGTCGTGCGCCCCGGCGAGGACGAGGCGGACGCGCGCGGCATACCCCTCCGGAGCAGCAGGGCGACCCTCCGATCGAGCAGGGCGGCAACGACCGGCCGAGCCGACGCGACGCACGCGACCAGCGACGAGGAGACAGCCGACAGGACGAGCGGGACCCGCGAAAGAGGCGCGGCCAGCGTGGACAGGGGGACCGGGGCGCACCACGGGCGGCACAGGTGGAGGCCCGGCGCGCCGCACTGCCCGCACCCGAGCAGCTGCACTACCCGCCGGACCTGCCGGTCAGCGAGCGCAAGGACGACCTGAAGCGGGCGATCCGCGACCACCAGGTCGTGATCGTCGCCGGCGAGACCGGGTCCGGCAAGACCACCCAGCTGCCCAAGATCTGCCTGGAGCTGGGCCGCGGGGTCGAGGGGATGATCGGCCATACCCAGCCCCGCCGGATCGCCGCACGCTCGGTCGCGGAGCGGGTCAGCGAGGAGCTGGGCGTCGAGCTGGGCACCACGGTCGGGTACCAGGTCCGGTTCACCGACCAGTCCCGCCAGGAGACGCTGCTGAAGGTGATGACCGACGGCATCCTGCTGTCCGAGCTCCAGCGGGATCGCCTGCTGCGCCGCTACGACACCCTGATCATCGACGAGGCGCACGAGCGCAGCCTCAACGTGGACTTCATCCTCGGCTACCTCAAGCAGCTGCTGCCCCAGCGGCCTGACCTCAAGGTCGTCATCACCTCGGCGACCATCGACGTCGAGCGCTTCGCCCAGCACTTCGCCGACGCCGAGGGCCGCCCCGCCCCGATCATCGAGGTGACCGGCCGGACCTACCCGGTCGAGGTGCGCTACCGCCCGCTGGTGCGCGAGGTCGCCCCCACCCGTGGCGGTGCGGACGCGGCGCCGGTGCAGGTCGAGATCGACCAGGTCACCGGGGTGGTCGAAGCCGTCGAGGAGCTGTGGACCGAGGACACGGGCCGGGACGGCAAGGGCGAGGACGTCCTGGTCTTCTGCTCCGGCGAGCGGGAGATCCGCGACGTCGTGGACGCCCTTGAGGGCCTGCAGCTGCCGCGGACGGAGATCCTGCCCCTCTACGGCCGGCTCTCCGCCGCCGAGCAGCACCGCGTCTTCTCCCGGCACACCGGCCGGCGGATCGTGGTGTCCACCAACGTGGCCGAGACCTCGCTCACCATCCCCGGGATCAGGTATGTCGTGGACACCGGCACCGCGCGGATCAGCCGCTACAGCCAGCGCCTCAAGGTGCAGCGGCTGCCGATCGAGCCGATCAGCCAGGCCTCGGCCAACCAGCGCGCCGGCCGCGCCGGCCGCCTGGCCGACGGCATCGCGATCCGGCTCTACAGCCAGGAGGACTTCGAGAGCCGCCCGGAGTTCACCGACCCGGAGATCCTCCGCACCAACCTGGCCAGCGTCATCCTGCAGATGACCAGCCTGGGTTTGGGCGAGATCGAGAAGTTCCCCTTCCTGGAGCCGCCCGACGCGCGCCAGATCACCGACGGCGTCCGTCTGCTCACCGAGCTGCAGGCGATCGACCCGACGGCCCCGGCGCACCTGCCGCGCAAGCGGATCACGCCCTACGGCCGGGCGATCGTCGGCCTGCCGGTCGACCCCCGCCTGGCCCGCATGCTCGTGGAGGCCGAGCGGCAGGGGGCGCTGAAGGAGGTGCTGGTCATCGTCTCGGCGCTGTCCATCCAGGACGTGCGCGAACGCCCTGCGGACAAGCAGCAGCAGGCCGACCAGGCCCACGCCCGCTTCCGCCGCCCGGGCGGCGTGCCGCGGGGCGAGGCCGGGCGACCGGGCGCCGACAGGGACGCGGGGCAGGACCGGCGTGGGGCGGGCAAGGAACCGGTCCGCGTGCAGGGTGCGGGAGGGCAGGGGCCGAAGCAGGCGGCGTCCGACCTGCTGGACTCCGACTTCCTGGTCCTGCTCAACCTCTGGCGCTACCTTCAGCGCCAGCAGAAGGAGCTGTCGGGCAGCGCCTTCCGGAGACTCTGCAAGGCCGAGTTCCTGCACTACCTGCGGGTCCGGGAGTGGCAGGACCTGCACACGCAGCTGCGCCAGGCGGCCAGGTCACTGGGGCTGCAGGTCAACGAGCACCCGGCCAAGGACGACCAGGTGCACCGCTCGCTGCTGGCCGGCCTGCTGTCGCACGTGGGGATGTGGGAGCGCGAGAACCGCGCCTACCTCGGCGCCCGCAACGCCCGCTTCGTCCTGCAGCCGGGGTCGGTGCTGCACCGGCGCAACCCCGACTGGGTGATGGCGGCCGAGCTGGTCGAGACGACCCGGCTGTGGGCCCGCACCAACGCCGTGGTCGACCCCGCCTGGGTGGAGGAGGCCGGGGCCCACCTGGTCAAACGCTCCTACAGCGAGCCCCGCTGGTCGCGCTCCAGCGGCTCGGCGGTGGCGGAGGAGCGGGTGACGCTGTACGGCATACCCCTGGTGGCGGGGCGCCCGGTCCCGCTGGGGCGGATCGACCCGGAGACCGCACGAGAGCTGTTCATCCGCACCGCCCTGGTGGAGGAGGACTGGGACACCCGGCACGAGTTCTTCCACGCCAACCGCAAGCTGGTCACGGAGCTGGCGCAGCTGGAGGCACGGGCGCGCCGGCGGGGCATCCTCGCCGACGACGAGACGCTCTACGCCTTCTACGACGAGCGGATCCCCGCCGAGGTGGTCTCCGGCACCCACTTCGACACCTGGTGGAAGCAGGCGCGCCGCCAGGACCCGCACCTGCTGACCTTCACCGAGGAGCTGCTGATCGGGGAGGGTGCCGAGGCGGTCAGCGCCGACGCCTTCCCCACGCAGTGGACGCAGGGGGAGCTCACCTTCCCGCTCACCTACCAGTTCGAGCCCGGTGCGGATGCCGACGGCGTGACCGTCCACCTCCCGGTGGAGGTGCTCAACCAGGTCAGCGAGGACGGCTTCGACTGGCTGGTCCCCGGGATGCACGAGGACCTGGTCACCGCCCTGGTCAAGTCGCTGCCCAAGGAGATCCGGCGCAACTTCGTCCCGGCTCCCGACCATGCCCGCGCGGCCTTGAGCGGTATGGAGGAACGCGGCTCGGTCGGTGCGCTGCCCGTCCGGGAGGCGCTGGCGGAGGAGCTGACCCGGCGGGGCCTGGTGCGGGTGCATCCTGTCGACTTCGACTGGGACCGGGTGCCGGACCACCTGAAGATGACCTTCCGGGTGGAGCGGGCGGTGCGGCCGGCGGGCTCGGGTGGCCGTCGCGCCCGCGGGCGGGTCGAGGTGCTGGGGGAGGGCAAGGACCTGGCCGCGCTGCAGGCGGAGCTGGCCGGACAGGTGCGCACGACCATGGCGGCCGCCGCGAGCGGTGTCGAGCGCAGCGGCCTGACGTCCTGGCCGGCCGACCTCGACCCGCTCCCGGAGACCTTCAGCCGTCAGGTCGGTCCCCGTGCGGTGCAGGGCTTCCCGGCCCTCGTCGACACCGGGGACGCCGTGGACGTCCGGGTGCTCGCCACCCGCTCGGAGGCGGACCGGGAGACCCGACGCGGTGTGCGCCGGCTCCTGCTGCTCGGCACCCAGCCACCCTGGAAACGGCTGCTGGCCCTGCTGACCAACCAGCAGAAGCTCTCCCTGGGGCACAACCCGCACGGCTCGGTGCCCGCGCTGCTCGAGGACGCGCTCGCGGCCGCCGTCGACTCGGTGGTCGCCGAGCAGCCGCACGGGACCGTGCGGACCCCGGCCCAGTTCGAGGCGGCGCTCGTCGGGGTGCGGCAGCAGAGCGTGCCGAGGGTGCTGCAGATCGTCGAGTCGCTGGTGCCGATCCTGGACACCGCGCGGGAGGTCTCCCTGCGGCTGCAGCGCCTGGACGCTCCGGCGGCCGCCGACATGGCCGTCGACCTGCGCCGCCAGCTGGACACGCTGGTGCGCCCCGGTTTCGTCGCCGAGGTCGGGCACGCCCGCCTCCCGCGGATGGTGGTCTGGTTGCGGGCGATGAGCGAGCGGCTCGACAAGGGCGTCCAGGACCTGCCTCGCGACCGCCAGCGGATGGGGGAGGTGCGCGTCGTCGAGGAGGAGCTGGCCGCCTTCCTCGACAAGCTGCCCCCGCACCGCCGCCAGGACCCCGACGTCCTCGACATCGTCTGGTCGCTGCAGGAGCTGCGCGTCTCGCTCTTCGCCCAGCGGCTGGGCACCGCGGGTCCCGTCTCGGCCAAGCGGATCTACGCCGCCATGGACCGGGCCGAGGACGCGACCGGCTGA
- the hutI gene encoding imidazolonepropionase, translating into MSMLITGISELVTGDEGMDGAVSAVQDSLHAGLGVVRDAAIVIGGGGEDSAPTVEWVGPAAQAPAADWAIDLEGRSVVPGFVDSHSHLVFAGDRSAEFASRMSGTPYDGGGIAVTVEATRAASDAELRTLLQRRVREMRAQGTTTVEVKSGYGLTVEDEVRALRLAREVTDEVTYLGAHVVPPDRRDEAGRAAYLDLVCGEMLQACAPHARWVDVFCEPASPHAFDGEESRRVLEAGRDAGLELRVHGNQLSEGPGVQLAVELGAASVDHCTFLTDADVDALAGSDTVATLLPGVEFSTRQPYPDARRLLDAGVQVAIASDCNPGTCYSSSMPLMIALAVREMGMTPAEALRAATAGGAQALRRNDIGRIAVGLRADFAVVDAPSWLHIPYRVGVPIVRALEV; encoded by the coding sequence ATGAGCATGCTCATCACCGGCATCAGCGAGCTCGTCACCGGCGACGAAGGGATGGACGGCGCGGTCAGCGCCGTCCAGGACTCGCTGCACGCCGGGCTCGGCGTGGTGCGGGACGCTGCGATCGTCATCGGCGGCGGGGGCGAGGACAGCGCGCCGACGGTGGAGTGGGTCGGCCCGGCGGCTCAGGCCCCCGCTGCGGACTGGGCCATCGACCTCGAGGGGCGCAGCGTCGTCCCGGGCTTCGTCGACAGCCACAGCCACCTGGTCTTCGCCGGGGACCGGTCGGCCGAGTTCGCCTCGCGCATGTCGGGCACGCCCTACGACGGTGGTGGCATCGCCGTGACGGTCGAGGCCACCCGCGCCGCCAGCGACGCAGAGCTGCGCACCCTCCTGCAGCGCCGCGTGCGCGAGATGCGGGCCCAGGGCACCACCACCGTCGAGGTCAAGAGCGGCTACGGCCTCACCGTCGAGGACGAGGTGCGCGCGCTGCGGCTGGCCAGGGAGGTCACCGACGAGGTGACCTACCTCGGTGCCCACGTCGTGCCCCCGGACCGGCGCGACGAGGCCGGGCGGGCGGCATACCTGGACCTGGTGTGCGGGGAGATGCTCCAGGCGTGCGCCCCGCACGCGCGGTGGGTCGACGTCTTCTGCGAGCCGGCAAGCCCGCACGCGTTCGACGGCGAGGAGTCGCGCCGCGTGCTCGAGGCGGGCCGCGACGCCGGCCTGGAGCTGCGGGTGCACGGCAACCAGCTCAGCGAGGGCCCCGGGGTGCAGCTGGCGGTCGAGCTCGGCGCCGCCAGCGTCGACCACTGCACCTTCCTCACCGACGCCGACGTCGACGCGCTGGCCGGCAGCGACACCGTCGCCACTCTGCTGCCCGGCGTGGAGTTCTCCACCCGGCAGCCCTACCCGGACGCCCGGCGCCTGCTCGACGCCGGTGTCCAGGTCGCCATCGCCTCCGACTGCAACCCCGGCACCTGCTACTCGTCCTCGATGCCCCTGATGATCGCCCTGGCGGTGCGGGAGATGGGGATGACGCCCGCCGAGGCCCTGCGCGCCGCCACCGCAGGCGGAGCACAGGCCTTGCGGCGCAACGACATCGGGCGCATCGCGGTCGGCCTCCGCGCGGACTTCGCCGTGGTCGACGCCCCGAGCTGGCTGCACATCCCCTACCGGGTCGGCGTCCCGATCGTGCGGGCGCTGGAGGTCTGA
- a CDS encoding formimidoylglutamate deiminase, with amino-acid sequence MTTAFHAAYAHLPGGLARDVRLAVDKGRFTSVQTGQEARPGDHRLPGVVLPGLANAHSHAFHRALRGRTHHGGGTFWTWREGMYAVAAQLDPLSYLTLARAAYAEMALAGVTAVGEFHYLHHGPDGARYMDPNMMGQALVQAAADAGIRLTLLDTCYLTGGLGPDGYTTLEGTQLRFGDGDAETWALRVDDLRDHLEGGPEHLRVGGAIHSVRAVPRDQLGIVADAVRARPRPLTRFGAGDAYTGPIPLVPPQGVNRSDTPLHIHLSEQPAENEACLAAHGRTPAALLEDEGVLGPDLSAVHATHLTDDDISLLGGHRAWACFCPTTERDLADGIGPAVALRDAGARLSLGSDQHAVVDLIEEARALEMHERLSTLQRGRIAPADLLAAATAHESIGWPDAGRLEVGARADLVAVRDDTVRTAGVDPEQILLAATASDVDTVIVDGKVVVLDGRHRLGDVGRLLHHAITPLWKGV; translated from the coding sequence ATGACCACGGCCTTCCACGCCGCATACGCACACCTGCCGGGCGGGCTGGCCCGCGACGTCCGGCTGGCCGTGGACAAGGGCCGGTTCACCAGCGTGCAGACCGGTCAGGAGGCCCGCCCGGGCGACCACCGGCTGCCCGGGGTCGTGCTGCCGGGGCTGGCCAACGCGCACAGCCACGCCTTCCACCGCGCCCTGCGCGGGCGCACCCATCACGGAGGGGGCACCTTCTGGACCTGGCGGGAGGGGATGTATGCCGTGGCGGCGCAGCTGGACCCGCTCAGCTACCTCACCCTGGCCCGCGCGGCCTACGCCGAGATGGCCCTGGCCGGGGTCACCGCGGTCGGCGAGTTCCACTACCTGCACCACGGGCCGGACGGGGCCCGCTACATGGATCCCAACATGATGGGGCAGGCGCTGGTCCAGGCCGCCGCGGACGCCGGCATCCGGCTGACCCTGCTGGACACCTGCTACCTCACCGGCGGTCTCGGGCCGGACGGCTACACCACGCTGGAGGGCACCCAGCTGCGGTTCGGCGACGGCGACGCCGAGACGTGGGCGCTGCGCGTGGACGACCTCCGCGACCACCTCGAGGGCGGCCCGGAGCACCTGCGGGTGGGCGGGGCCATCCACTCGGTGCGCGCCGTCCCCCGCGACCAGCTCGGCATCGTCGCGGACGCGGTCCGGGCCCGTCCCCGACCGCTGACCCGGTTCGGCGCGGGTGACGCCTACACCGGGCCGATCCCGCTGGTCCCGCCGCAGGGCGTCAACCGCTCCGACACACCGCTGCACATCCACCTGTCGGAGCAGCCGGCCGAGAACGAGGCCTGCCTCGCCGCCCACGGCCGCACGCCCGCCGCGCTGCTCGAGGACGAGGGCGTGCTGGGGCCGGACCTGTCGGCCGTCCACGCCACCCACCTCACCGACGACGACATCTCCCTGCTCGGAGGCCACCGGGCGTGGGCCTGCTTCTGCCCGACGACCGAGCGCGACCTGGCCGACGGCATCGGCCCGGCGGTGGCGCTGCGGGACGCCGGGGCACGGCTCTCGCTGGGCTCGGACCAGCACGCCGTGGTGGACCTCATCGAGGAGGCGCGGGCACTGGAGATGCACGAGCGGCTGTCGACGCTGCAGCGTGGGCGGATCGCCCCGGCCGACCTGCTGGCCGCCGCCACCGCGCACGAGAGCATCGGGTGGCCGGACGCGGGACGGCTCGAGGTCGGCGCCCGCGCGGACCTGGTCGCCGTCCGGGACGACACCGTGCGCACGGCCGGGGTCGACCCGGAGCAGATCCTGCTGGCCGCGACCGCGTCCGACGTCGACACCGTCATCGTCGACGGCAAGGTCGTGGTCCTGGACGGGCGGCACCGCCTCGGCGACGTGGGCCGCCTGCTGCACCACGCCATCACCCCGTTGTGGAAGGGAGTCTGA
- a CDS encoding shikimate kinase: MTATRVLVTGMSGTGKSTVLAELGHRGWHAVDADADGLVDEHPDRTELRLPELEAILAQPLPDRAMVVAATGGGQERLYPLVDHVVLLTASWKELRQRIATRTDNRFGQDPSELERIRADREAYEPLLRQGADLVIDTSAAPLEDVVDRIDALATIRGGDR; encoded by the coding sequence GTGACCGCCACCCGCGTCCTGGTGACCGGGATGTCCGGCACCGGCAAGTCGACCGTCCTGGCCGAGCTGGGGCACCGGGGCTGGCACGCCGTCGACGCCGACGCCGACGGGCTCGTCGACGAGCACCCCGACCGGACCGAGCTGCGGCTCCCCGAGCTCGAGGCGATCCTGGCCCAGCCGCTGCCCGACCGGGCGATGGTCGTCGCGGCCACCGGCGGGGGGCAGGAGCGCCTCTACCCGCTCGTCGACCACGTGGTCCTGCTCACCGCGTCGTGGAAGGAGCTGCGGCAGCGCATCGCGACCCGCACGGACAACCGCTTCGGCCAGGACCCCAGCGAGCTGGAGCGGATCCGCGCCGACCGCGAGGCCTACGAGCCGCTGCTCCGGCAGGGCGCCGACCTCGTCATCGACACGTCCGCGGCACCGCTCGAGGATGTCGTCGACCGGATCGACGCACTGGCCACCATCCGCGGAGGCGACCGATGA
- a CDS encoding allantoate amidohydrolase — MSTSSFACMWSDLESVGRVASGGYRRFAWTAEDHTLREWFASECARRGLDVTVDRVGNQWGWWWDGPGTVDEAVAAGRKAVVTGSHLDSVPDGGAFDGPLGVVSALAAVDSLRAAGITPTVPVAVTNFVDEEGARFGIACAGSRVLTGQLDPATALALTDADGTTYADALRAAGRDPEAFGPDQEALRRVGAFVELHVEQGRALVDLDAPVAVASDIWPHGRWRFDFPGEANHAGTTRLEDRRDAMLGYADLVLGARQVATQRGCVATVGKVHVTPGGVNAIPSHVTGWLDARGADEDQVVDMVDDLTARAQETGATVTRESWTPTTRFDQGLSDRLRRVLDRDAGVSAPVLGTGAGHDAGILATAGVPSAMLFVRNPTGVSHSPAEHAERDDCLAGVAALADCLADLAAGPSRGEEAP, encoded by the coding sequence ATGAGCACCTCTTCCTTCGCCTGCATGTGGTCCGACCTGGAGTCCGTGGGTCGGGTCGCCAGCGGCGGCTACCGGCGGTTCGCCTGGACCGCCGAGGACCACACGCTGCGCGAGTGGTTCGCCAGCGAGTGCGCACGGCGCGGGCTCGACGTCACCGTGGACCGGGTCGGCAACCAGTGGGGCTGGTGGTGGGACGGCCCCGGCACCGTCGACGAGGCCGTCGCGGCCGGCCGCAAGGCGGTCGTCACCGGCTCGCACCTGGACTCCGTGCCCGACGGCGGCGCCTTCGACGGGCCGCTGGGCGTCGTCTCCGCACTCGCCGCGGTCGACTCGCTGCGAGCGGCCGGCATCACCCCGACGGTCCCGGTCGCCGTCACCAACTTCGTCGACGAGGAGGGAGCCCGCTTCGGCATCGCCTGCGCCGGCTCCCGCGTCCTCACCGGCCAGCTCGACCCCGCCACCGCGCTGGCCCTGACCGACGCGGACGGCACCACCTACGCCGACGCCCTGCGCGCCGCAGGCCGCGACCCGGAGGCGTTCGGTCCCGACCAGGAGGCCCTGCGCCGGGTCGGCGCCTTCGTCGAGCTGCACGTGGAGCAGGGTCGCGCGCTGGTCGACCTCGACGCGCCGGTCGCGGTCGCCAGCGACATCTGGCCGCACGGGCGGTGGCGCTTCGACTTCCCCGGCGAGGCCAACCACGCCGGCACGACGCGGCTGGAGGACCGGCGCGACGCGATGCTCGGGTATGCCGACCTCGTCCTGGGCGCCCGGCAGGTCGCCACCCAACGGGGCTGCGTGGCCACGGTCGGCAAGGTGCACGTCACCCCCGGCGGCGTGAACGCCATACCCTCCCACGTCACCGGCTGGCTCGACGCCCGCGGCGCCGACGAGGACCAGGTGGTGGACATGGTCGACGACCTCACCGCCCGCGCGCAGGAGACGGGCGCCACGGTGACCCGCGAGAGCTGGACCCCCACCACCCGTTTCGACCAGGGGCTGAGCGACCGGTTGCGGCGGGTGCTCGACCGCGACGCCGGGGTCTCCGCCCCGGTCCTGGGCACCGGCGCCGGCCACGACGCGGGCATCCTCGCCACCGCCGGCGTCCCCAGCGCCATGCTCTTCGTGCGCAACCCCACGGGCGTCTCGCACAGCCCCGCGGAGCACGCGGAACGCGACGACTGCCTCGCCGGAGTGGCCGCCCTGGCCGACTGCCTGGCCGACCTCGCCGCCGGCCCGTCTCGCGGGGAGGAGGCACCGTGA